One Salvelinus namaycush isolate Seneca chromosome 4, SaNama_1.0, whole genome shotgun sequence genomic window carries:
- the LOC120045306 gene encoding spidroin-2-like, translated as MKTLIPQQPGSRLSAPQQPGSRLSVPQQPGSRLSPPAARLQALSPPAARLQALSPPAARLQALSPPAARLQAQSPSSQAPGSQSPSSQAPGSQPPSSQAPGSQSPNSQAPGSQSPSNQAPGSQPPNSQAPGSQPPNSQAPGSQSPSSQAPGSQSPSSQAPGSQSPSSQAPGSQSLSSQAPGSQVPSSQAPGSQSPSNQAPGSQSPSSQAPGSQSPSSQAPGSQSPNSQAPGSQSPSSQAPGSQSPSNQAPGSQSPSNQAPGSQSPSSQAPGSQSPSSQAPGSQSPNSQAPGSQSPNSQAPGSQSPSSQAPGSVPQQPGSRLSVPQQPGSRLSVPQQPGSRLSPPAARLQALSPPAARLQALSSPTARLQALSPPAARLQAQSPSSQASGSQSPSSQAPGSQVPSSQAPGSQSPSNQAPGSQSPSNQAPGSQSPSSQAPGSQSPNSQAPGSQSPSSQAPGSQSPSSQASGSQSPSSQAPGSVPQQPGFRLSVPQQPGSRLSAPPAARLQALSPPSSQAPDSQPPSSQAPGSQSPSHPASLFTYEQFL; from the exons ATGAAAACCCTTA TCCCCCAGCAGCCAGGCTCCAGGCTCTCAGCCCCCCAGCAGCCAGGCTCCAGGCTCTCAGTCCCCCAGCAGCCAGGCTCCAGGCTCAGTCCCCCAGCAGCCAGGCTCCAGGCTCTCAGCCCCCCAGCAGCCAGGCTCCAGGCTCTCAGTCCCCCAGCAGCCAGGCTCCAGGCTCTCAGTCCCCCAGCAGCCAGGCTCCAGGCTCAGTCCCCCAGCAGCCAGGCTCCAGGCTCTCAGTCCCCCAGCAGCCAGGCTCCAGGCTCTCAGCCCCCAAGCAGCCAGGCTCCAGGCTCTCAGTCCCCCAACAGCCAGGCTCCAGGCTCTCAGTCCCCCAGCAACCAGGCTCCAGGCTCTCAGCCCCCAAACAGCCAGGCTCCAGGCTCTCAGCCCCCAAACAGCCAGGCTCCAGGCTCTCAGTCCCCCAGCAGCCAGGCTCCAGGCTCTCAGTCCCCCAGCAGCCAGGCTCCAGGCTCTCAGTCCCCCAGCAGCCAGGCTCCGGGCTCTCAGTCCCTCAGCAGCCAGGCTCCAGGCTCTCAGGTCCCCAGCAGCCAGGCTCCAGGCTCTCAGTCCCCCAGCAACCAGGCTCCAGGCTCTCAGTCCCCCAGCAGCCAGGCTCCAGGCTCTCAGTCCCCCAGCAGCCAGGCTCCAGGCTCTCAGTCCCCCAACAGCCAGGCTCCAGGCTCTCAGTCCCCCAGCAGCCAAGCTCCAGGCTCTCAGTCCCCCAGCAACCAGGCTCCAGGCTCTCAGTCCCCCAGCAACCAGGCTCCAGGCTCTCAGTCCCCCAGCAGCCAGGCTCCAGGCTCTCAGTCCCCCAGCAGCCAGGCTCCAGGCTCTCAGTCCCCCAACAGCCAGGCTCCAGGCTCTCAGTCCCCCAACAGCCAGGCTCCAGGCTCTCAGTCCCCCAGCAGCCAGGCTCCAGGCTCAGTCCCCCAGCAGCCAGGCTCCAGGCTCTCAGTCCCCCAGCAGCCAGGCTCCAGGCTCTCAGTCCCCCAACAGCCAGGCTCCAGGCTCAGTCCCCCAGCAGCCAGGCTCCAGGCTCTCAGTCCCCCAGCAGCCAGGCTCCAGGCTCTCAGTTCCCCAACAGCCAGGCTCCAGGCTCTCAGTCCCCCAGCAGCCAGGCTCCAGGCTCAGTCCCCCAGCAGCCAGGCTTCAGGCTCTCAGTCCCCCAGCAGCCAGGCTCCAGGCTCTCAGGTCCCCAGCAGCCAGGCTCCAGGCTCTCAGTCCCCCAGCAACCAGGCTCCAGGCTCTCAGTCCCCCAGCAACCAGGCTCCAGGCTCTCAGTCCCCCAGCAGCCAGGCTCCAGGCTCTCAGTCCCCCAACAGCCAGGCTCCAGGCTCTCAGTCCCCCAGCAGCCAGGCTCCAGGCTCTCAGTCCCCCAGCAGCCAGGCTTCAGGCTCTCAGTCCCCCAGCAGCCAGGCTCCAGGCTCAGTCCCCCAGCAGCCAGGCTTCAGGCTCTCAGTCCCCCAGCAGCCAGGCTCCAGGCTCTCAGCCCCCCCAGCAGCCAGGCTCCAGGCTCTCAGCCCCCCCAGCAGCCAGGCTCCAGACTCTCAGCCCCCCAGCAGCCAGGCTCCAGGCTCTCAgtcacccagccacccagccagcctCTTCACATATGAACAGTTTCTCTAA